In Bacillus sp. SB49, a single window of DNA contains:
- the ilvA gene encoding threonine ammonia-lyase, producing the protein MDAQEQLQEVVHRTPLQTSSTFNARTGQTVYLKMENQQKTGAFKIRGASYKVACLTEEEASCGVIAASAGNHAQGVAYAAAKRGIRAVIFMPEHTPKAKVEATEGYGARVVLTGESFQEAYQAALIEQERTGATFLHPFDDYEVMAGQATVAVEMLQQQPDLDRIFVPVGGGGLISGIAFAAKQLKPEIRIVGVQAAKAPSTYNALYKKGPEKLTSVQTIADGIAVKEHGKLTYTCIQKYVDQVITVEEHEIAEAMLLLLEREKTLVEGAGATALAGLLRTCGSLDNEHCGVVISGGNVDLSRLPLIRELANPKRMVIA; encoded by the coding sequence ATGGATGCACAGGAACAATTACAGGAGGTGGTGCATCGTACACCACTTCAAACATCATCGACCTTCAATGCGAGAACCGGTCAGACGGTCTATTTGAAGATGGAGAATCAGCAGAAGACAGGAGCTTTCAAAATAAGAGGTGCGTCGTATAAGGTGGCTTGTTTGACGGAGGAAGAAGCGTCCTGCGGCGTGATTGCGGCATCCGCCGGCAATCACGCACAGGGTGTCGCTTATGCGGCGGCAAAACGCGGGATAAGGGCCGTTATCTTCATGCCCGAGCATACACCGAAAGCAAAGGTGGAAGCGACGGAAGGATATGGAGCACGCGTCGTCCTGACAGGCGAGTCGTTCCAGGAAGCCTATCAGGCCGCTCTGATCGAACAGGAGCGGACGGGAGCGACATTCCTTCACCCGTTCGATGATTACGAAGTTATGGCAGGACAGGCGACGGTGGCTGTCGAAATGCTTCAGCAGCAGCCCGATTTGGATCGGATTTTCGTGCCTGTCGGCGGCGGCGGGCTGATCAGTGGTATCGCCTTTGCAGCCAAGCAGCTGAAGCCGGAGATCCGTATCGTGGGTGTCCAGGCTGCCAAAGCGCCTTCGACGTATAACGCTCTTTATAAGAAAGGTCCGGAGAAGCTGACATCTGTTCAGACGATTGCTGATGGTATCGCGGTGAAGGAGCATGGGAAATTGACCTATACGTGCATCCAGAAATACGTGGATCAAGTAATCACGGTGGAAGAACACGAAATTGCCGAAGCGATGCTGCTGCTTCTTGAAAGAGAGAAGACGCTGGTGGAAGGTGCAGGCGCAACGGCTCTTGCCGGTCTGCTTCGTACATGCGGTTCGTTGGACAATGAACATTGCGGTGTCGTTATCAGTGGTGGAAACGTGGATCTTTCGCGTCTGCCTTTGATCCGTGAGCTGGCTAATCCGAAAAGGATGGTCATCGCCTGA
- a CDS encoding MerR family transcriptional regulator gives MKRKFTIGQMSKLHNLPVKTLRYYDEIDLFKPHEVDKRTGYRYYSIDQFEHLNTIHYLRELGIPLKEIKDVFDRRDVDFFYHLLKRQEEEADRQIKALQKVRRRARNRKEELQWAKQLQTWNVPIIKRIPERHILEWRECIRTKEELELALRSLENKCGKRASIFIGGVALTADVGEIKAEDTYAHQSLLLLSEEMADGPHAAVLPDQEYVCLYCKEKRVTVKDHYETIFHYLNEEGYEVNGEAIERVIIDDYVTKNPEEYLSEIQIPVRKIQ, from the coding sequence ATGAAACGGAAATTCACCATTGGTCAAATGTCGAAGCTGCATAACCTTCCCGTCAAGACTCTCCGTTATTATGATGAGATCGACCTTTTTAAACCGCATGAAGTGGATAAGCGGACAGGGTACCGCTATTATTCCATAGATCAATTCGAGCATTTAAATACGATTCATTATTTAAGAGAGCTTGGCATCCCGTTGAAAGAAATCAAGGATGTATTTGATAGGAGAGATGTCGACTTCTTTTATCATCTGTTGAAACGGCAGGAAGAGGAAGCGGACCGACAGATCAAGGCTCTTCAGAAAGTGAGGCGCCGGGCGCGCAACCGTAAGGAGGAACTGCAGTGGGCAAAGCAGCTGCAGACATGGAATGTACCGATTATTAAAAGAATTCCCGAGCGCCACATTCTGGAGTGGCGGGAGTGCATACGTACAAAGGAAGAGTTGGAACTTGCGCTGCGATCGCTTGAGAACAAGTGTGGGAAGCGTGCATCCATCTTCATCGGTGGTGTCGCTCTGACTGCGGACGTCGGAGAAATCAAGGCAGAGGACACCTATGCCCACCAATCGCTTCTTCTTCTCTCGGAAGAAATGGCAGATGGACCTCATGCCGCCGTCCTTCCAGACCAAGAGTATGTCTGTCTTTACTGCAAAGAGAAACGTGTGACGGTCAAGGACCATTATGAGACAATCTTCCATTATTTAAATGAGGAAGGCTATGAAGTGAACGGGGAGGCGATCGAGCGGGTGATCATCGATGATTATGTGACGAAAAACCCGGAGGAATATCTCTCGGAAATTCAAATACCTGTAAGGAAGATACAGTGA
- a CDS encoding iron ABC transporter ATP-binding protein produces MNVLSVSKTYENKKVVDDVSIDIPKGKITSLIGPNGAGKSTVLSMMSRLLSSDTGSIMIEGREVEAWDSQELSKKLAILRQSNHLTVRLTVRELVSFGRFPYSKGRLKKEDWQKVDEAIDYMELEDIQDQFIDQLSGGQKQRAFIAMVIAQDTEYILLDEPLNNLDMKHSVQIMKVLRRLVDELGKTVIVVIHDINFASVYSDYIVALKDGKVRNQGPAEDMICRECLSDVYDMDIPVQNINQNKICVYFA; encoded by the coding sequence ATGAATGTATTATCTGTGTCGAAAACATACGAAAACAAAAAAGTGGTGGACGATGTCTCAATTGATATTCCAAAAGGTAAAATCACCTCGTTGATCGGGCCGAACGGAGCCGGAAAAAGCACCGTCCTTTCCATGATGAGCCGGCTTCTCTCAAGTGATACCGGTTCGATTATGATCGAAGGCAGGGAAGTAGAGGCGTGGGATTCACAGGAGCTTTCCAAAAAGCTCGCCATCCTTCGTCAGTCCAACCACCTCACTGTCAGACTCACAGTCAGGGAGCTTGTTTCTTTCGGCAGGTTCCCTTATTCGAAAGGACGATTGAAGAAGGAGGATTGGCAGAAAGTAGACGAAGCCATCGACTATATGGAACTCGAGGATATTCAGGATCAGTTCATTGACCAGCTTAGTGGCGGTCAGAAACAGCGGGCTTTCATTGCAATGGTCATTGCGCAGGATACAGAGTATATTCTGCTTGATGAACCGTTGAATAATCTGGATATGAAACACTCAGTCCAGATTATGAAGGTACTCCGCCGGCTTGTCGATGAGCTTGGCAAGACCGTCATTGTCGTCATACACGATATCAACTTCGCAAGCGTCTACTCCGACTACATCGTCGCACTGAAGGACGGTAAAGTACGGAACCAGGGACCTGCCGAAGATATGATCTGCCGAGAGTGTCTGAGTGATGTCTATGACATGGACATTCCTGTACAAAACATCAATCAAAATAAAATATGCGTCTATTTCGCATAA
- the leuB gene encoding 3-isopropylmalate dehydrogenase: MEKHIVLLPGDGIGPEVTKAAKNVLEAIADRYQHSFTFESHDIGGTAIDQHGTPLPDDTVKAAKKADAVFLGAVGGPKWDQLPGHLRPEKGLLGIRKQLGLFANLRPVKAFQQLLHASPLKEEVVKESDLLIVRELTGGLYFGQPSERRNDGKEVVDTLAYERREIERIVDQAFQSARVRKKRVTSVDKANVLESSRMWREVVEEKKAEYPDVTVEHMLVDAAAMKLVTNPAYFDVLVTENMFGDILSDEASVLTGSLGMLPSASLNEKGVGLYEPVHGSAPDIAGQDKANPLASILSVAMMLKHSFGMEEEAEQVETAVQEVLGEGYHTQDIHLLKGKQVSGSELAAKVVDQIRASDTTENIMRCYV; this comes from the coding sequence ATGGAGAAACATATCGTGCTACTACCGGGAGACGGCATCGGTCCTGAAGTGACGAAGGCGGCAAAAAACGTACTGGAAGCCATCGCAGACCGATACCAGCATTCCTTCACATTTGAAAGTCATGACATCGGAGGTACAGCAATCGATCAACATGGAACGCCGCTGCCGGATGATACCGTCAAGGCGGCAAAAAAAGCGGACGCTGTGTTCTTAGGCGCCGTCGGGGGTCCGAAATGGGATCAGCTCCCTGGACATCTGCGGCCGGAGAAAGGCCTGCTCGGCATCCGTAAGCAGCTTGGGCTGTTTGCGAATCTACGCCCGGTCAAAGCGTTCCAACAGTTGCTCCATGCATCGCCGTTGAAAGAAGAAGTGGTGAAAGAAAGCGATCTTCTGATTGTCCGGGAACTGACGGGAGGCCTTTACTTCGGCCAGCCGAGCGAGCGCCGCAACGACGGGAAAGAAGTGGTCGATACCCTTGCCTATGAACGCAGGGAAATCGAACGAATTGTAGATCAGGCTTTCCAAAGTGCCCGCGTGCGGAAGAAGCGCGTCACTTCTGTGGATAAAGCGAACGTCCTCGAGTCGAGCCGCATGTGGCGCGAAGTCGTGGAGGAGAAGAAAGCGGAATATCCGGACGTGACGGTCGAGCATATGCTCGTCGATGCGGCAGCAATGAAGCTTGTGACCAATCCGGCATACTTCGACGTCCTTGTGACAGAGAACATGTTCGGAGATATCCTGAGTGACGAAGCCTCCGTATTGACTGGTTCCCTCGGCATGCTTCCATCCGCAAGCCTCAATGAAAAAGGTGTCGGCCTTTACGAGCCGGTCCACGGCTCCGCGCCTGATATCGCCGGCCAGGATAAAGCGAATCCGCTGGCAAGTATTTTGTCCGTCGCCATGATGCTGAAGCACTCCTTCGGTATGGAGGAAGAGGCGGAGCAGGTGGAGACAGCCGTTCAGGAAGTGCTTGGAGAGGGGTATCATACACAGGATATCCATTTGTTAAAAGGAAAACAGGTGAGCGGCAGTGAATTGGCTGCCAAAGTCGTCGATCAAATCCGTGCCAGTGATACGACGGAAAATATTATGCGCTGTTATGTATAA
- a CDS encoding ABC transporter permease has product MKRRYLFILLAVLSWLSLVIGVSDLPMLQVHTWDESQWKVFWVSRFPRLVSILIAGMSMAIGGLIMQQLSRNKFVSPTTAGTIDSARLGIVVALLLFSSASPLIQTLIAFLFALAGTMLFMKILDGIKLKDAILIPLVGIMLGNVIGSITTFFAYQYDLIQSIGSWLQGDFSMILKGDYELLYLSIPLVILAYLFAHRFTIAGMGEDFSKNLGMNHKQVVYIGLFIVALMTSVVVLTVGSIPFLGLIVPNIVSIYRGDHLKNSISHTALLGALFVLVCDIIGRIIIYPYEIPIGVTVGVIGSGLFLYLLFRRKAYAA; this is encoded by the coding sequence ATGAAGCGTAGGTATTTATTCATTCTTTTAGCGGTACTGTCTTGGTTATCGCTCGTCATCGGTGTTTCGGATCTGCCGATGCTCCAAGTACATACATGGGATGAATCGCAGTGGAAGGTATTCTGGGTGAGCAGATTCCCGCGGCTCGTCAGTATCCTTATCGCCGGCATGAGCATGGCGATCGGCGGATTGATCATGCAGCAGCTGAGCAGGAACAAGTTCGTATCCCCGACGACTGCCGGAACGATCGATTCCGCACGGCTCGGAATCGTTGTGGCGCTTCTTTTGTTCTCATCAGCGAGCCCGTTAATCCAGACGTTGATTGCGTTTCTCTTCGCATTGGCGGGGACGATGTTGTTTATGAAGATTCTCGATGGAATCAAGCTGAAGGACGCAATCCTCATTCCGCTTGTCGGGATCATGCTTGGGAATGTCATCGGTTCGATCACGACATTCTTCGCCTATCAGTATGATTTGATCCAGAGCATCGGATCATGGCTTCAGGGCGATTTCTCAATGATTTTGAAGGGGGACTATGAGCTGCTTTATCTCAGTATCCCGCTTGTCATTCTCGCATATCTCTTTGCGCATCGATTCACGATCGCGGGAATGGGCGAAGATTTCTCGAAGAATCTCGGGATGAACCATAAGCAGGTCGTCTACATAGGTTTGTTCATCGTCGCACTGATGACTTCGGTCGTTGTCCTGACGGTGGGATCGATTCCTTTTCTTGGCTTAATCGTCCCGAACATCGTCTCAATCTACAGGGGAGACCATTTAAAGAACAGTATCAGCCATACGGCGCTGCTTGGTGCATTATTTGTCCTCGTCTGTGACATTATTGGAAGAATCATTATTTATCCGTATGAAATCCCGATCGGCGTGACGGTCGGAGTCATCGGAAGCGGTCTGTTCCTTTATTTATTGTTTAGGAGAAAAGCGTATGCGGCATAA
- a CDS encoding alpha/beta fold hydrolase has translation MSHYIEVDHQVELYVEDIGEGQPIVFLHGWPLNHKMFEYQMNELPKQGYRFIGIDMRGFGKSDKPASGYDYDTLAHDVKTVTQYLQLKDFYLVGFSMGGPIAVRYATKYAGEELAHLILAGAAAPSFTKRDGYPYGMETEEVDELIEAIKNDRPAALKDFGSGFYHSELSVSFEEWFLGLGLEASAHGTIACAESLRDEDLRDELRQINVPTLLIHGKKDEICDFAFSEVMDQNIPDSTLVPFENSGHGMVYDEKEKFNQLLIDLLK, from the coding sequence ATGTCCCACTATATTGAAGTAGATCACCAGGTAGAGTTATATGTAGAGGATATCGGAGAAGGACAGCCGATCGTATTTCTGCACGGCTGGCCGCTCAACCATAAAATGTTTGAATACCAAATGAACGAACTGCCGAAGCAGGGCTATCGTTTCATCGGCATCGACATGCGCGGCTTCGGCAAATCGGATAAACCGGCTTCCGGCTACGATTATGATACGCTCGCTCATGATGTGAAGACGGTCACCCAATACTTGCAGCTGAAGGACTTCTATCTCGTTGGATTTTCCATGGGTGGACCGATCGCTGTCCGTTATGCAACAAAATATGCCGGAGAGGAATTAGCCCATCTCATTCTTGCCGGCGCGGCTGCCCCGAGCTTTACAAAACGAGACGGATACCCGTACGGCATGGAAACGGAGGAAGTAGATGAATTGATAGAAGCGATCAAGAATGACCGCCCTGCCGCCTTGAAAGACTTCGGCTCCGGTTTCTACCATTCCGAGTTGTCGGTATCATTTGAAGAATGGTTCCTCGGTCTTGGGTTGGAGGCATCCGCGCACGGAACGATCGCCTGCGCCGAATCACTGCGGGATGAAGACCTGCGCGACGAGCTCAGACAGATAAACGTCCCTACCCTCCTCATCCATGGGAAGAAGGATGAAATCTGCGACTTCGCTTTTTCAGAAGTGATGGACCAGAATATTCCGGACAGCACACTCGTCCCTTTTGAAAACAGCGGCCATGGGATGGTTTACGATGAAAAAGAAAAGTTCAATCAGCTTCTGATTGATCTCCTGAAATAA
- the leuD gene encoding 3-isopropylmalate dehydratase small subunit — protein sequence MEPIKQHTGLVFPLNRENVDTDQIIPKQFLKRIERQGFGQFLFYNWRFHDDGTPREDFSLNDPKYDGVSILVGGENFGCGSSREHAPWAIQDFGFKVVLAPSFADIFYNNCFKNGILPIQMPKPVVDQLMEKAEKGKYELKVDLENQVIDDGDLEVSFDIQAYHKEMLLNGWDEIAVTLTYEDKIDQYENKPKGVKTLGIS from the coding sequence ATGGAACCGATTAAACAGCATACAGGACTTGTCTTTCCTTTAAACAGGGAGAACGTAGATACCGACCAAATCATACCGAAACAGTTTCTGAAGCGGATCGAACGGCAGGGCTTCGGTCAATTCCTATTTTATAACTGGCGTTTCCATGACGATGGGACGCCACGCGAAGACTTTTCTTTGAACGATCCGAAATACGACGGGGTCTCCATTCTCGTCGGAGGGGAAAACTTCGGCTGTGGGTCGTCCAGGGAACACGCTCCCTGGGCCATTCAGGACTTCGGTTTCAAAGTCGTCCTTGCGCCGAGTTTCGCCGATATCTTTTACAACAACTGCTTCAAGAACGGAATTCTTCCGATTCAGATGCCGAAGCCGGTTGTGGATCAGCTGATGGAAAAGGCGGAAAAAGGAAAGTACGAGCTCAAGGTCGATCTTGAGAATCAAGTCATCGATGACGGCGATTTAGAGGTATCCTTTGATATCCAGGCCTACCATAAAGAGATGCTTTTGAATGGTTGGGACGAAATTGCTGTGACGCTGACGTATGAGGATAAGATCGACCAGTACGAAAACAAACCAAAAGGAGTGAAGACGTTGGGGATTTCTTAA
- the leuC gene encoding 3-isopropylmalate dehydratase large subunit: MSQPKTIIEKIWNQHVVHEEEGKPSLLYIDLHLIHEVTSPQAFEGLRMSGRKVRRPDRTFATMDHNVPTVHRNVIKDAVSKKQMETLEANCKEFGVRLADIHHPDQGIVHVIGPELGLTQPGKTIVCGDSHTSTHGAFGALAFGIGTSEVEHVLATQSLWQASPKTLQVKVEGRLGTGVTAKDLILAIIGKYGVRFGTGHVIEYTGEAVRNLTMEERMTVCNMSIEAGARAGLISPDATTIDYLRGKRYVPAGEDFEEAAEQWLSLASDEGATYDQTLTIHADEIEPQVTWGTNPSQCVPVGGSVPDPEKVTEDRDGIERAIDYMGLEPNQAIESIPVQHVFIGSCTNSRLSDLRRAAEIIRGGKVHEGVRALVVPGSKSVKEAAEQEGLDTIFLTAGFEWRDAGCSMCLAMNDDIVPPGERCASTSNRNFEGRQGNGARTHLVSPEMAAAAALEGHFVDVRKYASAVGG, from the coding sequence ATGAGTCAACCAAAAACAATCATTGAAAAAATTTGGAATCAGCATGTCGTCCACGAAGAAGAAGGGAAACCGAGCCTCCTCTATATCGACTTGCATTTGATTCATGAGGTGACCTCTCCCCAGGCGTTCGAAGGGCTGCGTATGAGCGGGAGAAAGGTGCGCCGCCCGGATCGTACTTTTGCCACGATGGACCACAACGTTCCAACGGTCCATCGTAATGTCATCAAAGATGCGGTATCGAAGAAACAGATGGAGACTCTTGAAGCGAACTGTAAGGAATTCGGTGTCCGCCTGGCGGACATCCATCATCCGGATCAAGGGATCGTCCACGTCATCGGCCCGGAACTTGGATTGACACAGCCCGGGAAAACGATCGTCTGTGGAGACAGCCATACATCAACACACGGGGCTTTCGGAGCCCTTGCTTTCGGTATCGGTACCAGTGAGGTGGAGCACGTCCTTGCAACCCAGTCTCTCTGGCAGGCCAGTCCGAAAACACTTCAGGTGAAGGTGGAAGGAAGACTTGGAACTGGGGTAACAGCGAAGGACTTGATTCTCGCCATCATCGGAAAATACGGCGTTCGTTTTGGTACTGGTCATGTCATCGAATATACCGGCGAAGCCGTTCGCAATTTGACGATGGAAGAGCGGATGACCGTCTGCAACATGTCGATTGAAGCGGGTGCCCGGGCAGGTTTGATCAGCCCGGATGCAACGACGATCGATTACCTGCGGGGTAAGCGTTACGTACCGGCTGGAGAAGACTTCGAGGAAGCGGCAGAGCAGTGGCTGTCCCTTGCTTCTGATGAGGGTGCGACTTACGACCAGACGCTGACGATTCATGCCGATGAAATCGAACCACAGGTAACATGGGGCACAAACCCGTCACAATGTGTACCTGTCGGTGGAAGCGTTCCGGATCCGGAGAAAGTGACGGAGGACCGCGACGGCATCGAGCGTGCGATCGATTACATGGGTCTGGAACCGAACCAGGCCATTGAATCGATTCCGGTTCAGCATGTGTTTATCGGATCCTGTACTAACTCCCGATTAAGTGACCTAAGAAGAGCAGCAGAAATTATCCGTGGCGGCAAAGTCCACGAAGGAGTTCGTGCACTCGTAGTACCTGGATCGAAATCGGTCAAGGAGGCGGCAGAGCAAGAAGGCCTTGATACGATCTTCCTGACGGCCGGCTTTGAATGGCGCGATGCCGGATGCAGCATGTGTCTGGCGATGAACGACGATATCGTCCCGCCGGGTGAGCGTTGTGCATCCACTTCGAACCGTAACTTTGAAGGGCGTCAGGGTAACGGAGCGAGAACTCACCTGGTCAGTCCGGAAATGGCGGCAGCCGCGGCTCTTGAAGGACATTTCGTCGACGTCAGAAAATATGCCAGTGCCGTAGGAGGTTGA
- a CDS encoding iron chelate uptake ABC transporter family permease subunit, with protein MRHKYKFILLTTAAVLFIALFLFTDLRHVEYVLPRRLMKVSAIILTGAAIAIATLVFQTITNNRILTPSMIGLDSLYMLLQTALIFLFGSANLTFLNNYVNFGLSIVLMIGFALILYKLLFKGEGRPIYFLLLVGIILGTFFSSLSSFMQVLIDPNEFLLIQDKMFASFNNVQTELLVISVILLVLAFLYLWRFMKYLDVLSLGRDHAVNLGVPYDAVIKQLLGIIAVFIAVATALVGPITFLGLLVVNIAYHFIPTYRHRDLMAASVLISIIALVAGQWMVEHVFTFSTTISVIINFVGGLYFIRLLLKENRLR; from the coding sequence ATGCGGCATAAGTACAAATTCATTTTATTAACCACGGCAGCTGTTCTGTTCATCGCTTTGTTCCTGTTCACAGATTTGCGGCATGTCGAATATGTCCTGCCGAGACGGCTCATGAAGGTTTCGGCGATCATCCTGACGGGAGCGGCAATCGCCATCGCAACACTCGTGTTCCAAACGATTACGAACAACCGGATCCTCACACCGAGTATGATCGGTCTCGATTCCTTGTATATGCTGCTGCAGACGGCATTGATCTTTTTGTTCGGCTCAGCGAATCTGACTTTCTTAAACAACTACGTCAACTTCGGGCTGTCGATCGTTCTGATGATCGGCTTCGCGCTGATCTTGTATAAACTGTTGTTCAAAGGGGAGGGACGACCGATCTATTTCCTCCTCCTTGTCGGTATCATTCTAGGGACGTTCTTCTCGAGCCTGTCCTCTTTCATGCAGGTACTGATCGATCCGAACGAATTCCTTTTGATCCAGGACAAGATGTTCGCGAGCTTCAACAATGTCCAGACAGAGCTGCTGGTAATCAGTGTGATCCTGCTGGTCCTTGCGTTCCTTTATTTATGGAGATTCATGAAATATTTAGACGTTCTGTCCCTTGGAAGGGATCATGCCGTCAACCTTGGGGTGCCTTATGATGCAGTAATCAAGCAGCTTCTCGGAATCATTGCCGTATTCATTGCTGTCGCGACTGCTCTTGTCGGTCCAATTACGTTCCTCGGCCTGCTTGTTGTCAATATCGCCTATCATTTCATTCCGACTTACCGGCACAGGGATTTAATGGCGGCTTCTGTACTGATCTCGATCATCGCCCTCGTCGCCGGTCAATGGATGGTGGAGCACGTCTTCACATTTTCGACGACGATCAGTGTCATCATTAACTTCGTCGGAGGCTTATACTTCATCCGACTTTTGTTAAAGGAGAATCGATTACGATGA
- a CDS encoding DUF1801 domain-containing protein encodes MAYEQKTKPTEMDVDSFIDSVEQPRKREDARELVKIFEETTGYEARMWGASIIGFGTYHYKYPTGHEGDAPLVGFSPRKANISLYFATGDPDRSARLADLGKHKTGKACVYINKLADVDTLVLKKLIRQSVAFLQKTYPE; translated from the coding sequence ATGGCTTATGAACAAAAAACAAAGCCGACAGAGATGGATGTCGACAGTTTCATTGATTCCGTCGAGCAGCCGAGGAAGCGCGAAGACGCCAGGGAGCTTGTAAAGATCTTTGAGGAGACGACGGGTTATGAAGCCCGTATGTGGGGGGCGAGCATCATCGGTTTTGGGACCTATCATTATAAATATCCGACGGGACATGAAGGCGATGCACCCCTCGTTGGATTCTCCCCGCGCAAAGCGAACATCAGCCTGTATTTTGCGACCGGAGATCCGGATCGCTCTGCACGGCTTGCGGACTTAGGGAAACATAAGACCGGAAAAGCATGTGTGTATATTAATAAACTCGCCGATGTGGACACCCTTGTTTTGAAGAAGCTGATCAGGCAGTCCGTCGCTTTTCTTCAGAAGACGTATCCTGAATAA
- a CDS encoding siderophore ABC transporter substrate-binding protein — protein sequence MKKSLISLLSMLTLVLLLAACGNSGEAEEKASADEEGKKEEVTIEHELGETTLEKNPEHVVVFDFGTLDTLDSLGVEVTGLPQMNIPSYLSKFESSDYKNAGGLKEPDFEAIYDMDPDLIIISGRQADLYEDFKDIAPTIYVELDAENYMESFKGNVEMFGKIFDKEKEAEKQLLDVEENMKALQEKTADIDGKGLITLSNGGKVSAYGPGSRFGIIHDVFGVPAVDEDLDVSTHGQNVSYEYIAENNPDYLFVVDRDAVVNGEAAAKQTIENDLVKETTAFKEDQIVYLDPDIWYLSGGGLTSVQMMVDEIDSAVSK from the coding sequence ATGAAAAAATCATTAATAAGTTTGTTGTCTATGCTTACCCTTGTTTTATTGTTGGCTGCATGCGGAAACAGTGGAGAAGCGGAAGAGAAAGCTTCCGCAGATGAAGAGGGGAAGAAGGAAGAGGTTACGATTGAACACGAGCTTGGAGAAACGACGCTCGAAAAGAATCCTGAACATGTCGTCGTTTTTGACTTCGGTACATTAGACACGCTGGACTCTCTGGGTGTGGAAGTGACAGGGCTTCCTCAGATGAACATCCCTTCTTACTTATCCAAATTCGAATCGTCCGACTATAAGAATGCCGGGGGATTAAAAGAACCTGACTTTGAAGCGATTTATGATATGGACCCTGATTTGATCATCATATCCGGACGTCAGGCTGATCTATATGAAGACTTTAAAGATATTGCTCCGACCATCTATGTGGAGCTGGACGCGGAGAATTACATGGAATCATTCAAAGGAAATGTAGAAATGTTTGGTAAGATCTTCGATAAAGAAAAAGAAGCAGAAAAACAGTTGCTAGATGTCGAGGAGAATATGAAGGCCCTCCAAGAGAAGACAGCCGATATAGATGGGAAAGGATTAATCACACTATCCAACGGCGGAAAAGTAAGTGCGTATGGACCGGGCTCCCGATTTGGGATCATCCATGATGTATTCGGCGTCCCTGCGGTGGATGAAGACCTGGATGTTTCGACACATGGGCAGAATGTTTCCTATGAATATATTGCCGAGAACAATCCTGACTATTTGTTCGTCGTCGACAGAGATGCTGTAGTGAACGGAGAAGCTGCAGCCAAACAGACGATCGAGAACGACCTTGTCAAAGAAACAACGGCATTCAAGGAAGATCAAATCGTTTATTTGGACCCTGACATTTGGTATTTATCCGGCGGTGGATTGACTTCCGTTCAGATGATGGTGGATGAGATCGACAGTGCCGTCTCGAAATAA